The sequence CCTTGATTCCTGAACCAACCAAACTGTtggtaataatattttagctTTTGATTTATCCTTCTGTAGAGTAAGCATTGCTTTAGCAGGTGACTGAGATTATTTATGTAACAAGAGATGCAGTTTGTGATGCAGTTTGTTGTGATTAGGTTTCGTATTGACTGtgtgatattattttataagctAGCTGGCTGTAATTTTGTGCAACTGCTATTATGAATCGGGGGGCTAGAATAGATGAAGTGGACCTGAAAGGTGATAGACGAGTGACAATTATAAAGGTGGTTGGGTTGGTGTTGCTTTTCGTATCATCTTTTTAAGGGGAAGCTTAGACCTTTTCATAAGTTAAATTGGAAATATGACCTTGTTTTAATTCTGACAATTCAAGGCTTCATTATTGTGCATACATATATGGAAATTTTTATACGGCTTTTGAAGCTTCATTTCCTACTAACACTAGCAGTCTATAATTACTTATCTGCTTGCTTAGTTATGCTTATGTCTTCAAGAAGCAAACCCTTTGATCATTGGTAATAATTGTCTCTGACATGACACCAGCCACTAATTTACCAGTGATTGCGCCTAATGCAAATGGCCACTGTCCATTTTAACAATGCAAATCACAAGGGTatgctaaaaaagaaaaaaatgtctctttttttcccttcttTAGATAGTATTAATATTAAGTTTCATTTACTTGTTCTAGACTAGAGttaattaatacaaaatagaaagactaTGTATTATACTTTTATCCAAGTTAGAATTCCAAAACAACCAGAAGTATAATTCCAACTTCAATCGACACAGGTATCTATTataacttttgattttttactttcttccATATGTGGCAGCAGACTTCATGTCTTGTTCACTTTCAATTTCAGCTTATTTAGCATTTGCAAGAACAAAGAAATGCATAGTTTATGCTCCTAGAGTTTTACCCAATATCACATGcacatttcaatttttattttaatctgtTAAAACACTTaaacttttacttttaatctatttaaaCACTTATTGTGGATACAATCACAATCACATGGCTTATGGCCAGTGTAAAAGTATTGGTTAATTagctatttttcttcttcatatttgTTTACACTATCTTTTTAAACTAATTTGTCCTAACCTTAATCTTTCTTCTGCAATTTGTAAGAAAAAGTTGCACCCTTTTTATTCAACCTAGCTATTTGTTTTGCTAATTTAATGGAATTACACCCCtatgattttgtttttgtttgttaATTCAATTTGCCATGGTGCTAAAGTGGATTTAATTCTTTGCCAGATTTCtagctaataaaaaaataatatatttagattATCAGCGAGTGAAAATTCAAGTgcataattatgaatttagtCATAAGaggcaaaaagaaaatcaattcATAAAGTATCACTAAGTACCAAATGAGACTATAACTTCAAATTGAATTGGGTTCTACATGCAtttcttgaattcttttttgacctatttttctatttgatatttagtagattattttatttaatcaattcataataAATCCGTTATTTCTAGattactaaaaagaaaattattgcAGCAGTCTATACTGTCTGCTGGAGCTGGATAATACTTTTCGTCTGGTGGGCGGGCAGACTCATTAAATATTGAGAACCAGAAGCccttaattgaaaattattaagaaaaggaGGATTACTTTaagaaatcaacaaaaacTTTGAAAGAGCACAGGGAGTCACATTAGTACCAAGAAATGGAAGCCCACTCTTtcgtttttctttcaaaaaccTCTGCATTTCTTTGATCTCTTCAATTTTCTAGTCACCATTATCATTCTTTTGATCCATCTATAGCTGACTCACTCCAACATTTACATTTATTCTTTGAAATCTTTGAcacactttctctctctctctgagtagaaaaagaacataaaagaaagataaaaatgatTCAGCTTTTGTTTACAGGGATTTTCTCAGAGATGGCATTGATATTGATTCTTGTTTTCAAGACTCCTTTCAGGAAGTTGGTTTTGATGGGTTTGGATCGGGTAAAGAGAGGTAGCGGTCCAATCATTGTAAAGACTGTGGCAGGAACGATTCTTGTGGTGTTGATATCAAGTGTTTATAGTATGATGAAGATCCAGAAACGTGGGATCGATGAGGGTTTTGTCAATCCAACTGACCAGGTTCTCATGGCTAAGCATCTTCTTGAGGCTACTCTTATGGGTAATTCTTGGTTTTTTTATGTTCTACGTTATTGTTTCTTTAAAGtttgttaattttgttattgtgTAGAGTGtttattggaaatttattagATTCTTGCACTTGTAGGTGCGATTTGAATTGGGTTctaaataattgatttataaaatGGTCAAGTTGGTTACTGATAATATCACTGTTTCATTCATGAGATTATAATAGTTTTAGAATTCTGTGTATGATTGAACATGTTGTAGATCCGTCTTCTAACGTGTATTTTGTTCTTATGACAATATGATTGCATGTTATTGGGATTGGAAGCTGTTACTCAAAAGTCTATACTATTGTTTTGAAGTGTGATGTTAGCCTGTCTTTTTATTGAAGTCTTCTTCCAATTGTATATGATAAATGAGGTGTTTTCTTAAAGCTTTTTGGAAGTTTAAAAAATGATACTTTACTGTGTCATCCATCGTCTTGGAATACAATGAAATTTTACATCAGAATTTATCAAGCTTTTGGTGTTTGAATAGAGTAGTAGGTTAAATTCCATGGCTCCAACTTTAGACTAATAGACCTGAAGCAAATAGAGTCTTAATGTTCAAAGGAGGACATAAccactttaattaatatttgaagaaaatatGAGCTACCTGTTTGAGTTTTCCTTTAGGTTCAATTCTAAGTAATTGAGGTTAACATAAAACAATTATGTAgtaaatttattgaattgtcATCGCATATCCTGATCCTCCATTTTAATTGTTTGAATTCTGTATCTTGATATATGTGGATTGGTATCTGGTGTGATCAAAAGCATATTTGTATTAATAAGGAACTTTTGAAATTGGAGAATTAAATACTATTAGTTCTCCTTGTATAAGACCGTCAAACAAAGCAAAGATCAAAGAGAAGTAAGGCAGGGTTGGATGATTAGTAGGTCATGCAACActgtgtttaaatttttagcttAACAAGTCTGCTTTTATATGCTGttatagttttagttttctgtGGGAACACTATCTGTGAATATGTACGttctgtttttgttttcttcccCTTCCTCATTAGTTCTTGTGGTGAAAATAAGgatgaaggaaaaaaaatctctTTGACGATAGGTTACATTTTactgaaaatatattttgtccCTTATTCAATTGGTCttggaaaaatatttaatcccTTACATTAGATTGTAACACCTCTGGTTCTCATTCTTGAGTTAATCTCCTGCATTAAGAACACCATATTTAACGGTGTTCTGTATCATCATGGGGTGTGAGAGTCCTGATATGTTGAAATTCTTCCTGTCTATCCTATTCTTGTTTGTAATTTGAGCTCCCTGTTTCCTATTTGATTCTATTGGCCCATGGATCTGTGTAATTATAGAATATACTGCTTGCAGGAGCCATGCTTTTCCTTGCACTAATGATAGACAGACTACACCATTATATTAGAGAACTTCGTATGCGGAGGAAGAGCATGGAGGCTGTGAAGAAACAAAGTCGAGTTGCTGAGGATGGAAAAGCTGAGGAGAACAAAGCCCTGGGAGAAGAAATGACCACACTGCGAGCAAGACTTAAGCAACTAGAATCTGAACTGGAAGTGAAGACAAAAGAGGCACATGCTTCAGAAACCAATGCAGTTGCTCTGAGGAAGCAATCTGAGGGATTTCTTCTCGAGTATGATCGCTTGCTTGAGGAAAACCAAAACCTACGGAACCAATTGCAATCTTTGGACTTGAGATTATCGCGTTCAGGTAGCAAGAAGAATACTTAGAGAACCAAATATCAATCAAGCACCCTCATTAAATAGTTCTTTCCAAGTTCCTTTTTGTTTCatactatttattttgacTGTGTCAAAGTGGGTTTTGATGATTATGGTTTATTCTGATGTATGCATTGCTGTAAGTGTGGAGAAAAAAGACAAATACAAAAGAGAAGAGGAAAAGATAATAGGTTTCCATTTTCTTGTTAAATTGAAGTAGACTATTGCTGAAATAGAATGAATCAACTTTATTCCTGAGAGATTGCTTTTCTAACCTGACTTTGTGGATATACACATTTCATCTTGTAACATTTTAAGTGCATATTTGCTCAAAGCCTACCTTTCCAGTTTTTCTTGGATATGACAGTCACTTGGGCCTGGGCCTGAGGATTAGTATGGTAACGATTGCTTATAAGAGAGGTCACTTTTGCCAAGTGGGACCCTAAGCACCAAAATGAATTTGGGAAATGCTTTTGCCTGTAGGGCTGTTTTTCTCAAACTATTTAAAATCTTGCTTTTTaagttttgaaaaatttcttctaaaataattaaatgaattgatggtctttataaaagtaaattcgATAAAAACCAgttcatataaaattttttcgataaatataatttttgacGTGAATAGCTATTTATTACACATGATTTCGATACATATAACTAGTGGAGATGGCCTCGTGGGTTCTAACTTCTAAATATCTGGCTTCTTTGGAAACagaaaaaatttgtaaaaatctGGCTATGAAATCGAAGGCAGCCTTTCTTTTAGCCATCAAAACATGTTCATGCAAGATCGTAGTTAAAAATAGGTGAATTATGCAACGCAGAACAATGATTTTCTTATCAAAATTGCTGCCTCCACATAAATCATCTTGTACACATCTACAAGGCATCACCGAAATATCGCTACAGCTGCTGCTATTGCTAGTGTACAGTAATGTTCTTAACCCACCAATGTCTGTGGGCTCATTACAACTAATATTAATCAAACTATACTCCCCACTAAACCAAACTATGCCCGTCCCACTGTTTTCTGTAGCCTCATTTGCATATACCAAGGCAAAATCCTCGAAGCTTGAAGAATCTTTGCTTCTTACAGTAACCCAAGAATCATCCCATGCCCAATTAGGCACTCTGGCGGTGCCTTGGGCTAATTGCCGGATTCTTTCTGTTGGAGAACGGGAACAATTTTTATGGGTTGATTTCCATGTTGCCTCTAACTCCTCTCTTGACTCCCATAAACCTTGGTCCAATACACTTGTTGGAGTTTCCACGTTGGAACTAGTATTACCCTTCAAAACAGAGCATGCCTCCTCTGTAACGAAAGCGTGTCTTAGTAATTCACTGGCTGACCACCTCTCCACTGGGTCTCTCTTCAAGCACTTGCTTACAAAATCTATCGCTTGCTTTGACATAAAGCTTGGAATTTCTGGCACCATACCTGAATACCCAATTTGGTAAAGGGCAGATACAGGATCCGAAATAGTCGTCCATGGGGGCCTCCCAGTAGCCATCTCTATAATGGTACACCCAAGAGCCCACACATCAGCAGGGAAACCCTGGTGCTCACCACGCGCCACCTCGGGTGCCATGTAGACAGGAGTGCCGGCAATTGGAGTCTTTGACACTTGATTGACCTTCCTAGCACAACCCAAGTCAGCAATTTTTGCCCCATCGCTAGTGACCAAAATGTTATGACCCTTAATATCACAATGTACTATCCCATTAGAATGAAGGTGGTGAAGGCCCAACAAAATATCCCTAGCATATGATCTGATCATGCCCTCGTCGAGGAAACCTCCATGCTTCCGAATTGTATCAATAAGAGTGCCGCCTGGTGCGTATtccaagaaaatattaaacaagAGCTTACCATCTTCTCGTGTAACATCATATCCCTCGTATGCTATAATTTGAGGACAACTTAATGTAGAAAGAATCCTTTGCTCCTTCTGTAATAACTCTGATTGTGAGAGCTCAGCTGACTTAACAGCAAAAGCTAGACCGGACTGCTGGACTGTTGCGATTGAGACGGTGGCTTGGGAACCCTGACCAAGAATTTGGCCTCTGGTCCAGTGCTCCATATTCGGAGGGATGGGAAGAAGGTGAAAAGTTTAAAGAAAGCTCCGGTTAGAAATGTTAGCCTGTTATGGTAGGtacagaaatatatatatatatatatatatatatatatatacaaacaaaCAGTTATTTTTGTTGGTGAAGTTTGGTATGTACCTGTTTGGCGTTAATGCAAGAAATAGTGGCTTTTTCAAACTTTCTGTTTTTAGCCAATGGGCGGCCGCCATTTCGTTTTTAATCTTCCAAAACCTGAGGGTTACAAGTGGCAGAAGGAGGGTGGCTACAAAGGCTTTTGGCCCGACTTGGGGAGGCGGTTGCTTAATCCTATTGCTTAGCTTAGCTATGAAATTATACTGTCCACGTGCCACCACGTGAGAATGTGCCGTAGTGTGCGGTATCATCTTTATTGATGAGCATGGAATACAATGGATGGAATCATTTTCAAGGAATATTCCAAACTTTAGGTTTGTGGGTTAGGAGTAAGTTCAGTTTTATATGCTAATTTACATTACTTGACTTTTGGAAGTCTTGTTGGATAATGTTTAACTTATGGATGCAAATCTCCACTAATGATGTGGTACCTTGAACCTAACAATTTGGGTATAGTACCCATTTGAGGATCCACTAATTACCCTCAACCTCGTTGGATCAAGTTGAGTTTGGCAAGGGATTCCATAGAATTGATTTCTCTTGTTTTAATTACTGACCTTAGCAGCTGCAAAGCCTTAGTTTTCAGTGCcattgattaaaaaatgccAAACACATTAAACAAGGTAAATAGTCCTTACTTTTCTAGGACTAGGATTACAGGTAAAGTATTCAAAATGGATAAAAGCAGATGGTAAAGAGAAGATGACATTGTGCATTGTAAGTTGCAACTAACTCCAAGAAAGACAACAATCCAATGGAATAAATCCAATTGGTTGTACAAAGGAAACGCCACACCTGACACCACCCACCAACCAGCTAGCCAAAATTTTCCAACTCACATTCTCAACTCCACCCTTCTTTATATTCGCACCTTATTAGTTGGTTATGGCCTTTTGAGCTCAGGTTAGACCTCCTTTGACAATTAGCTTTTGTGGTGGTATCTACGATACGTCCCTTTCAAGCAACACAGCACAAAGCCCACAATCATTCTAATTGCTTTCTTCATGTGCCAACCACCTATTTCTTGGcttctcctcctttcttctcttATATTTTGGCTTTCGGCATAAAGCTTTTTAGGACCCACATTAAGgattttcactattttttccatttcttgTGCCAAAGATCAGTACAGAGGATTAAGGATAAAATTTTGATGTATTGAGGACCCATATCAAGGCTTTGGCATAAAGACGGCTAAAAAGGTCATACATATTTATGATATAAAGTTAGTAGATTAGAGTTGTAAGCTAATACCTCAAAGGATCACCAATATACAGAATTTTTCATCAGGATCATGACATTTTTGGACTATCTCTGCTAAATACTTGGAATCTCATTGCAACCTTAGCTAAATAATTGAAGTTAGATCTTTGCTTGCTTTCCTTCTCggataaggaaaaaaataaatagaatcgTGATTATAAGAATGAGAGCTGGCCCGATGTAGTTTAATCATCAACACAGTTCAGGAGCTGTGTGGCACAACATCTTTCACATGTAAAATATTTGTcgtattttaaataatgacATCTTAATTCCACTTCACAATAAGATGAAAAGCTTTCTGATAAGATAAAAGAATGCATATGCCAACGCATCAACACAAAGATACAGCAACACAGCTacagttaaaagaaagaaaagaaaaggattggCATCTCATAAATGACTTTGCAAACAAGATAAGAAGACGTTATCTATTTGgaaaatgatttaattcaCTTGTCATGCAATTCTGACACTTGTTTAGTGAAATGGTCATTCGCGaaataaatttggtaagaATTACTTCGGTTCAAGACTGGACAAATGGATACAGAATTTCATATTAGCTATCAAGAACACATTCAAGATTCACTTCGTTTCTGTAAAGCACAACACAAGCTTCTTTCTACTGTTACCACTGAATTTAACAAAAGGGAGGAAAACCCAAAAATTTACAAGCAAATTATTGGTTTTAACTTTTAAGCTAGGAAAATCACTATAATTCAACAATATTTCCACCACTGTCGGAAGATACATATCACATAATATTTGTAGTAGACATTGATGGAACATTTTAAAGAGGGAGGCCCTGCAAGAGAAGATCCCTTATGCTGCCTCCGCGAACCCAACTCTCAGATTTCCATAGTCAAAAACTGTGTGGTACCGTCCCATGAAAATATCTCCCAAGATCCTGATTCCATGATATCAGTTAGTTAAAGGAACCAACCATGGACCGGATCACCACAGAATAcagattaatatataacttctGGATGATTGACAAGGATGAGTAAGTTACCAAAGAGGTCCACGAGGAGGCGGCACATCCAAAGCCATAAAGCCACTGATGCACTGAGCTTGTGCGCCCTCACCCACCTTAAGTATGTACTGCTCGCCATTTCAAAAAATTCCATGAGTGAAAAACCAATTAACAGGCTCACTAGATATACAATAAGAATTGTGCCTGCTACCCATCCAAAAGCAAACCTAAAGACCCGCTCTAAAAAGTGTCCCCCAAACTCTGGTTGGTAGTCAAGCAATCGACACCACCTTATCTTTCAGAGGTTACTAGTGAAACCAACATGCGTATTTGTGCACCCATACAAATAGTTTCGAGAAAGAAGAAACAGCAATAAAAgctttaattcttttctttactgTAATTTTggcaaataatattatttcctaCCTATCATATAACTCGTGTTAGAATTTCTTCAAATCCCAAGAAATATAAACAACAGCAAAGTTAACAGACCTCCTGTGGGGAAAGATCGAAAACTTTTCCTCCTATAGTGAAGGAAACGACAGGCATTGAGGAGATACTTCCACAGTCAACAATTGATTCTCCCAGTGGGTTTGGGATTCGATCACAGAGCTGCAGAAGAATAGTACGTATAGCCATCAGCAACATAAGCATATCCCAAGTTATTAGTAAATGAAATATTGAGCTCATTGGCA comes from Ricinus communis isolate WT05 ecotype wild-type chromosome 5, ASM1957865v1, whole genome shotgun sequence and encodes:
- the LOC8277994 gene encoding mitogen-activated protein kinase kinase kinase 18, with protein sequence MEHWTRGQILGQGSQATVSIATVQQSGLAFAVKSAELSQSELLQKEQRILSTLSCPQIIAYEGYDVTREDGKLLFNIFLEYAPGGTLIDTIRKHGGFLDEGMIRSYARDILLGLHHLHSNGIVHCDIKGHNILVTSDGAKIADLGCARKVNQVSKTPIAGTPVYMAPEVARGEHQGFPADVWALGCTIIEMATGRPPWTTISDPVSALYQIGYSGMVPEIPSFMSKQAIDFVSKCLKRDPVERWSASELLRHAFVTEEACSVLKGNTSSNVETPTSVLDQGLWESREELEATWKSTHKNCSRSPTERIRQLAQGTARVPNWAWDDSWVTVRSKDSSSFEDFALVYANEATENSGTGIVWFSGEYSLINISCNEPTDIGGLRTLLYTSNSSSCSDISVMPCRCVQDDLCGGSNFDKKIIVLRCIIHLFLTTILHEHVLMAKRKAAFDFIARFLQIFSVSKEARYLEVRTHEAISTSYMYRNHV
- the LOC8277995 gene encoding uncharacterized protein LOC8277995, whose product is MIQLLFTGIFSEMALILILVFKTPFRKLVLMGLDRVKRGSGPIIVKTVAGTILVVLISSVYSMMKIQKRGIDEGFVNPTDQVLMAKHLLEATLMGAMLFLALMIDRLHHYIRELRMRRKSMEAVKKQSRVAEDGKAEENKALGEEMTTLRARLKQLESELEVKTKEAHASETNAVALRKQSEGFLLEYDRLLEENQNLRNQLQSLDLRLSRSGSKKNT